One stretch of Diorhabda carinulata isolate Delta chromosome 5, icDioCari1.1, whole genome shotgun sequence DNA includes these proteins:
- the LOC130893711 gene encoding soluble guanylate cyclase 89Da-like — translation MYGMLLESVAHFIQIEYGEDVWTAIKKAANCEYQVFNTHQVYPDNLMSNLAVGAATVLGASHDSFMHFFGRCFVRFFCHLGYDVTVKATGRYFTDFLESVDNIHSQFCFTYPKMQSPSMYLTDIDANGCVLIYRSCRDGFTQYLMGQLIQIAKDFYNLSLKVKVLDKVSSSSGSRSHVIVTFRLNFDNREYMLYKSRKDSFHRIGIPEKFPIDIILDLFPFCLIIDKNMTIISSGKKFFEVWKGKGNFYNKPITDYFKLRRPKGISFTWKNTLNLQSVMFEMECNRGITNSNATAVSTIKDGSNISSMEEIKNILLKGQMKYVKDIDAIIYICSPIINDLDDLTDQALYLNDLNPHGLSKELVLAGWQHNSKLEVMFDKAEQRSDELDKNYKLLEAWKKRGDELLYSMMPKTVADKLRATESSLSTCEAFDAVSILFCELVGLTSKTVKETMLVVSIMNTVFSQFDSLMDKFPVYKVETVGQVYMVASGAPEKTQLHAQNIADLAFDMLKTISKIKINESSEVKVKIGIHSGPAVAGVVGIKVPRYCFFGDTINTASRMQSTSEPGKIQISKNTKELLSEEKYQIKSRGLVEVKGKGKMQTYWLLEK, via the exons ATGTACGGCATGTTATTGGAAAGTGTTGCGCACTTCATACAg ATAGAATATGGCGAAGACGTGTGGACGGCTATAAAAAAAGCTGCCAATTGCGAATACCAAGTATTTAATACCCATCAAGTATATCCCGATAATTTAATGAGCAATCTTGCAGTTGGCGCAGCTACAGTCTTAGGGGCATCTCACGACAGCTTCATGCATTTTTTCGGAAGATGTTTCGTTAGATTTTTTTGTCACCTAGG gtACGATGTCACTGTTAAAGCAACAGGAAGATATTTCACTGATTTTTTAGAGAGTGTGGATAATATACATTCGCAGTTTTGTTTTACTTATCCAAAAATGCAGAGTCCATCTATGTATTTAACAGATATAGACGCAAATGGTTGCGTTTTGATTTATAGAAGTTGTAGAGATGGCTTCACTCAGTATCTGATGG GACAATTGATACAGATCGCCAAAGACTTTTATAACTTATCTCTAAAAGTGAAAGTACTGGACAAGGTTTCTTCATCTAGCGGATCAAGGAGTCACGTAATCGTCACTTTTAGACTAAATTTTGATAACAGAGAATAT atgCTTTATAAATCCCGAAAAGACTCTTTCCACAGAATTGGCATTCCTGAAAAGTTTCCTATCGATATTATACtagatttatttccattttgtttaataatcGACAAAAACATGACCATCATTTCTTCCGGGAAAAAATTCTTCGAAGTATGGAAAGGAAAAGGAAATTTCTACAATAAACCGATAACCGATTATTTTAAACTCAGAAGACCCAAAGGCATCTCATTTACTTGGAAAAAT ACATTGAATTTACAATCTGTTATGTTTGAAATGGAATGCAATAGAGGAATTACAAACTCTAATGCCACTGCTGTCAGTACAATAAAAGATGGTTCAAATATATCTTCTatggaagaaattaaaaatatactccTTAAAGGACAGATGAAATATGTTAAAGATATTGATGCTATAATATACATATGTAGTCCTAT aataaacGACTTGGATGATCTGACAGATCAAGCACTTTACTTAAATGACTTAAATCCCCACGGACTTAGCAAGGAATTAGTTTTAGCTGGTTGGCAACATAATTCCAA GTTAGAAGTTATGTTCGATAAGGCTGAACAACGATCAGACGAATTGGATAAAAACTACAAGCTTTTGGAAGCATGGAAAAAACGAGGAGATGAACTTCTTTATTCGATGATGCCTAAAACAGTAGCCGATAAACTAAGAGCAACTGAATCATCACTTTCAACGTGCGAA gCATTCGATGCAGTGAGTATTCTGTTTTGTGAATTAGTTGGCTTAACTTCAAAAACAGTGAAAGAAACTATGTTGGTAGTATCGATAATGAACACGGTTTTTTCACAATTCGATTCGCTCATGGACAAATTTCCGGTATACAAA GTCGAAACTGTCGGACAGGTGTATATGGTGGCAAGCGGAGCTCCCGAAAAGACTCAATTACATGCACAAAACATTGCAGACTTAGCTTTTGACATGCTAAAAAccatatctaaaataaaaatcaacgagTCTTCTGAAGTTAAAGTCAAAATAG GAATACATTCAGGACCAGCAGTGGCAGGTGTAGTGGGTATTAAGGTTCCCAGATATTGTTTCTTCGGTGATACAATTAATACCGCTTCAAGAATGCAATCTACAAGCGag CCTGGAAAAATCCAGATTTCCAAAAACACAAAGGAGCTTTTATCCGAAGAAAAGTATCAAATAAAAAGCCGTGGACTTGTTGAAGTAAag GGAAAAGGCAAGATGCAAACGTATTGgctattagaaaaataa